Proteins encoded by one window of Yersinia massiliensis:
- the aceE gene encoding pyruvate dehydrogenase (acetyl-transferring), homodimeric type, which translates to MSERLNNDVDPIETRDWLQAIESVIREEGVERAQYLIDQVLGEARKGGVSVAAGSASRDYINTIPVEEEPAYPGNLELERNIRSAIRWNAVMTVLRASKKDLDLGGHMASFQSSATFYEVCFNHFFRARTEKDGGDLVYFQGHISPGVYARAFLEGRLTEDQMNNFRQEVHGKGLSSYPHPKLMPEFWQFPTVSMGLGPISAIYQAKFLKYLSHRGLKDTSAQTVYAFLGDGEMDEPESKGAITIATREKLDNLVFVINCNLQRLDGPVTGNGKIINELEGIFSGAGWQVLKVIWGGRWDELLRKDTSGKLIQLMNETLDGDYQTFKSKDGAYVREHFFGRFPETAALVKDMSDEEIWSLNRGGHDPKKVFAALKKAQDTTGKPTVILAHTIKGYGMGETAEGKNIAHQVKKMNMEGVHHFRDRFNVPVADADIEKLPYITFDKASEEYKYLHERRQALEGYLPTRMPKFTEKLEIPALSDFSSLLEEQNKEISTTIAFVRALNVMLKNKSIKDRIVPIIADEARTFGMEGLFRQIGIYSPNGQQYTPQDREQVAYYKEDEKGQILQEGINELGAASSWLAAATSYSTNDLPMIPFYIYYSMFGFQRIGDLCWAAGDQQARGFLVGGTSGRTTLNGEGLQHEDGHSHIQSLTIPNCISYDPAYAYEVAVIMHDGLERMYGEAQENVYYYLTTLNENYHMPAMPQGAEEGIRKGIYKLETVAGSKGKVQLMSSGAILRHVREAAQILANDYGVGSDVYSVTSFTELARDGQDCERWNMLHPSETPRVPYVAQVMNDAPAVASTDYMKLFAEQIRNFIPASEFRVLGTDGFGRSDSRENLRHHFEVDASYVVVAALGELAKRGDIDTSVVAEAITKFGIDADKVNPRLA; encoded by the coding sequence ATGTCAGAACGTTTAAACAATGACGTGGATCCGATCGAAACGCGCGACTGGCTACAGGCGATTGAATCGGTTATCCGTGAAGAGGGTGTTGAGCGTGCTCAGTATCTGATTGATCAGGTCTTGGGCGAAGCCCGTAAAGGTGGTGTGAGTGTTGCTGCTGGTTCAGCCAGCCGTGATTACATCAACACGATTCCAGTGGAAGAAGAACCGGCTTATCCGGGCAACCTGGAACTGGAACGTAACATTCGTTCCGCTATCCGTTGGAACGCAGTGATGACCGTATTGCGTGCGTCGAAGAAAGATCTGGATTTGGGCGGCCACATGGCATCCTTCCAGTCTTCCGCTACCTTCTACGAAGTTTGCTTCAACCACTTCTTCCGTGCGCGTACTGAAAAAGACGGCGGTGATTTGGTTTACTTCCAAGGTCACATCTCTCCGGGCGTTTACGCACGTGCTTTCCTTGAAGGCCGCTTGACTGAAGATCAGATGAACAACTTCCGTCAGGAAGTTCACGGTAAAGGTCTGTCTTCTTACCCGCACCCGAAACTGATGCCTGAATTCTGGCAGTTCCCAACGGTATCAATGGGCCTTGGCCCGATTAGTGCTATCTATCAAGCCAAGTTCTTGAAATACCTCTCTCACCGTGGTCTGAAAGACACTTCAGCACAGACCGTGTACGCCTTCTTGGGCGACGGCGAGATGGATGAGCCAGAATCTAAAGGTGCGATCACCATCGCGACCCGTGAAAAACTGGACAACTTGGTCTTTGTTATCAACTGTAACTTGCAGCGTCTTGATGGCCCTGTAACCGGTAACGGCAAAATCATTAATGAGCTGGAAGGCATCTTCAGCGGTGCTGGCTGGCAGGTTCTGAAAGTGATTTGGGGCGGTCGTTGGGATGAACTGCTGCGTAAAGATACCAGCGGTAAACTGATCCAACTGATGAACGAAACGCTGGATGGTGACTACCAGACCTTCAAATCTAAAGATGGCGCCTATGTGCGCGAACACTTCTTTGGTCGTTTCCCAGAAACTGCTGCACTAGTGAAAGACATGAGCGACGAAGAGATCTGGTCTCTGAACCGTGGTGGTCATGATCCGAAGAAAGTCTTTGCCGCACTGAAAAAAGCACAAGATACCACTGGCAAACCAACCGTTATCCTAGCCCACACCATTAAAGGTTACGGCATGGGTGAAACGGCGGAAGGGAAAAACATTGCCCATCAGGTCAAGAAAATGAACATGGAAGGGGTTCACCACTTCCGCGATCGTTTCAATGTGCCTGTTGCTGATGCTGATATCGAAAAACTGCCATACATCACTTTCGATAAAGCGTCAGAAGAGTACAAATATCTGCACGAACGCCGTCAGGCGCTGGAAGGCTACCTGCCAACCCGTATGCCTAAGTTCACCGAGAAGCTGGAAATCCCTGCCTTGTCAGATTTCAGTTCCTTGCTGGAAGAGCAGAATAAAGAAATCTCTACCACTATCGCTTTCGTGCGTGCACTGAACGTGATGCTGAAGAACAAATCTATCAAAGATCGTATCGTGCCAATCATCGCCGATGAAGCGCGTACTTTCGGTATGGAAGGTCTGTTCCGTCAGATTGGTATTTACAGCCCGAACGGTCAGCAATATACCCCGCAAGACCGTGAGCAGGTTGCTTACTACAAAGAAGACGAAAAAGGTCAGATCCTGCAAGAAGGGATCAACGAACTGGGTGCAGCATCTTCATGGCTGGCGGCGGCAACGTCATACAGCACCAATGATCTGCCAATGATCCCGTTCTACATCTACTACTCCATGTTCGGTTTCCAACGTATCGGCGATCTGTGCTGGGCGGCGGGTGACCAACAAGCACGTGGCTTCTTAGTTGGCGGGACTTCAGGCCGTACCACACTGAACGGTGAAGGTCTGCAACACGAAGATGGTCATAGCCATATTCAGTCACTGACTATCCCGAACTGTATCTCTTACGATCCAGCTTATGCTTACGAAGTGGCAGTTATCATGCATGACGGTCTGGAGCGTATGTACGGCGAAGCGCAGGAAAACGTTTATTACTACCTGACGACGCTGAACGAAAACTACCACATGCCAGCCATGCCTCAGGGCGCAGAAGAAGGTATCCGTAAAGGTATCTACAAACTGGAAACTGTTGCAGGTAGCAAAGGCAAAGTGCAGTTGATGAGTTCAGGCGCAATCTTGCGTCACGTGCGTGAAGCCGCTCAGATTCTGGCTAACGACTACGGTGTCGGTTCTGACGTTTACAGCGTGACTTCATTCACTGAACTGGCACGTGATGGTCAGGATTGTGAGCGTTGGAACATGCTGCACCCATCAGAAACCCCACGTGTTCCTTACGTGGCTCAGGTGATGAACGATGCGCCAGCCGTTGCTTCTACCGACTACATGAAGCTGTTCGCTGAACAAATTCGTAACTTCATTCCTGCTAGCGAGTTCCGCGTTCTGGGGACTGATGGTTTCGGCCGTTCTGACAGCCGTGAGAACCTGCGTCACCACTTTGAAGTTGATGCTTCTTACGTTGTGGTTGCTGCTCTGGGTGAATTGGCTAAACGCGGTGACATCGACACCAGCGTAGTTGCAGAAGCAATTACTAAGTTTGGTATCGACGCTGATAAAGTTAACCCGCGTCTGGCATAA
- a CDS encoding amino acid permease: protein MSVQQEGAELKRGLKNRHIQLIALGGAIGTGLFLGIAQTIKMAGPSVLLGYAIGGFIAFLIMRQLGEMVVEEPVAGSFSHFAYKYWGNFAGFASGWNYWVLYVLVAMAELTAVGIYIQYWWPEIPTWVSAAVFFLAINAINLANVKVYGEMEFWFAIIKVVAIIAMILFGGWLLLSGQGGPEATVTNLWAQGGFFPNGIMGLVMAMAVIMFSFGGLELVGITAAEAENPAKSIPKATNQVIYRILLFYIGSLAVLLSLYPWGKVVEGGSPFVLIFHALNSNAVATVLNIVVLTAALSVYNSCVYCNSRMLFGLAKQGNGPKFLLKVDGRGVPVIAIAVSAFATAFCVLINYLIPGRAFELLMALVVSALVINWAMISLAHLKFRAAKNRQGVIPQFKAFWYPFSNYLCLIFLTGILVIMYLTPGIQISVLLIPAWILLLAVSYILKNRTQRVKR, encoded by the coding sequence ATGAGTGTTCAACAAGAAGGTGCGGAGCTAAAGCGGGGGCTTAAAAACCGCCACATTCAGCTAATTGCCTTAGGTGGCGCGATTGGTACTGGGTTATTTCTGGGTATCGCGCAAACCATTAAAATGGCAGGCCCTTCCGTTTTACTGGGGTATGCAATCGGTGGCTTTATCGCATTTCTGATTATGCGCCAGTTGGGTGAAATGGTCGTTGAGGAGCCGGTAGCCGGTTCTTTCAGCCACTTTGCGTATAAGTATTGGGGTAACTTTGCCGGTTTCGCTTCCGGCTGGAACTACTGGGTTCTGTACGTGTTAGTGGCGATGGCCGAACTGACGGCAGTCGGTATCTATATCCAATACTGGTGGCCTGAGATCCCTACATGGGTTTCTGCCGCTGTTTTCTTCCTCGCCATTAATGCTATCAATCTGGCAAACGTCAAAGTTTATGGCGAGATGGAGTTCTGGTTTGCCATTATCAAAGTTGTTGCGATTATCGCGATGATATTGTTTGGCGGATGGTTATTACTGAGTGGACAAGGCGGCCCAGAAGCGACCGTGACTAACTTGTGGGCGCAAGGTGGTTTCTTCCCCAATGGCATCATGGGTCTGGTGATGGCAATGGCGGTTATCATGTTCTCCTTCGGTGGCCTTGAATTAGTGGGTATTACCGCAGCAGAAGCTGAAAATCCAGCCAAGAGCATCCCTAAAGCAACTAATCAGGTTATCTACCGTATCCTACTGTTTTATATTGGTTCTCTGGCAGTCTTGTTGTCACTCTACCCGTGGGGAAAAGTGGTCGAAGGCGGCAGTCCGTTTGTGTTAATTTTCCATGCATTGAACAGTAATGCCGTCGCTACCGTCTTGAATATCGTGGTACTGACGGCGGCATTATCGGTCTATAACAGCTGCGTTTACTGCAACAGCCGCATGTTATTTGGCTTGGCAAAACAAGGTAATGGCCCGAAATTCTTGTTAAAAGTCGATGGTCGCGGTGTTCCAGTGATTGCTATTGCCGTCTCTGCATTTGCTACCGCATTTTGCGTACTGATCAACTATCTGATTCCAGGCCGTGCTTTTGAATTATTGATGGCATTGGTGGTTTCCGCGCTGGTGATCAACTGGGCGATGATTAGCCTGGCACACCTTAAATTCCGTGCAGCCAAAAACCGTCAGGGGGTCATTCCTCAGTTCAAAGCATTCTGGTATCCGTTTAGCAACTACCTGTGCTTAATCTTCCTGACGGGGATTCTGGTCATCATGTATCTGACACCAGGTATCCAGATTTCAGTGCTATTGATTCCAGCGTGGATACTGTTGCTCGCGGTGAGCTATATCTTGAAGAACCGTACTCAGCGGGTAAAACGCTGA
- the pdhR gene encoding pyruvate dehydrogenase complex transcriptional repressor PdhR produces the protein MAYNKIRQPKLSDVIEQQLEYLILEGTLRPGEKLPPERELAKQFDVSRPSLREAIQRLEAKGLLLRRQGGGTFVQVNLWQSFSDPLAEMLADHPESQFDLLETRHALEGVAAYYAALRGTDEDLQRIRECHTVIQQAQDSGDLDAEADAVMQYQVAVTEAAHNVVLLHLLRCMGPMLEQNVKQNFELLYSRREMLATVSSHRAGIFEAIVAREPEKAREASHRHLAFIEEILLDLSREHSRRERSLRRLQQRKD, from the coding sequence ATGGCCTACAACAAAATCCGTCAACCCAAATTATCAGATGTTATCGAGCAACAGCTCGAGTACCTGATTTTGGAAGGGACGCTACGCCCAGGCGAAAAGTTACCGCCTGAGCGTGAGTTGGCGAAGCAATTTGATGTTTCCCGACCTTCTTTGCGAGAAGCAATCCAGCGTCTAGAAGCGAAAGGCCTGCTGCTGCGTCGTCAGGGTGGTGGTACGTTCGTGCAAGTCAATCTGTGGCAAAGTTTTAGCGATCCGCTGGCTGAAATGCTGGCCGACCATCCCGAATCACAATTCGATCTGTTAGAAACCCGTCATGCTCTCGAAGGTGTTGCTGCTTATTATGCGGCCCTACGTGGCACAGATGAAGATCTTCAGCGCATCCGTGAATGCCATACTGTTATTCAGCAAGCTCAAGATAGTGGCGATTTGGATGCAGAAGCTGATGCTGTTATGCAGTATCAAGTGGCTGTCACAGAGGCGGCACACAATGTGGTCTTACTGCATTTACTGCGTTGCATGGGGCCAATGCTGGAACAAAACGTTAAACAAAACTTTGAATTGCTTTACTCGCGCCGCGAAATGCTGGCAACGGTGAGCAGTCACCGCGCCGGGATTTTTGAGGCGATTGTGGCACGCGAGCCAGAGAAGGCCCGCGAAGCTTCACACCGTCACTTGGCGTTTATTGAGGAGATCCTGTTGGACCTCAGTCGGGAGCACAGTCGCCGTGAGCGATCTTTGCGTCGGCTCCAACAGCGCAAGGATTAG